In Labrys monachus, the genomic stretch GCTGGTCGAGCTCGACCTGGAGCGGCTGGGGGAGACCATCGATGCCGGCTTCGGCTTCGAGACCGTCAGCCTGACGGTGACCACGACCGAGAAGATCGGCAGCCGCCAGGCGCGGCTCACCCTGCGCGACGGCACGATGCAGGCCCCCGTGCTCGACCTCGCCGAGCGGCAGTCCGAACTGATCGACGCGCTGCGCCAGCGCCTCGGGCCGCAAGCCGTGCGGCAGATCCAGCCCGTGGCGCGGCACGATCCGGCCTTTGCCGAGGCCGCCGTCGAGGCCGGCACGACGCCGCCGGCCTGGCCGCAGGCCGATCCCGCCCGCCTGCGGCCGCCGCTCTTCCTGGAGCGCCCCGAACCCCTGCAGATCCTGGCGACGGGACCGGACGGCCTGCCCGGCCATTTCCGCTGGCGCGGCACGCCCCATCGCATCGTCGACCTGCAGGGGCCGGAGCGCATCGCCGGCCCGTGGTGGGAAGAGACGGCGCCGCCGCTGCCGACCGGCCCCTCGGAGGAGGCGTTCGGCTGGGGCAAGCCCAAAGGCGACAAGGGAGGGAGCGGCAAGGCAGCGGCGCAGGCGAGGCCGAAGCTTCCGGACAGCGAAAGCCCGAGAAGCGTCAAGCGCAGCCAGTTCGAGAATACGGAGGCGGAACGCACGCCGCGTCCCACCTTCGCCGCCCCGCCGCAGCACGATTATTACGTCGCCGAGACGCAGGCCGGCCAGCGCTTCTGGCTCTGCTGCGAGGGGCCGGAACGCCCGCCCCGGCAGCAGACCTGGTTCATGCGGGGCCTGTTCGCATGAGCGCCTATGCCGAGCTCGCCGTCACCACCAATTTCTCCTTCCTGCGCGGGGCCTCCTTCCCGCAGGAGATGGTGAAGCAGGCGCAGGTCTACGGCCTTACCGGCATCGGCATCGCCGACCGCAACAGCTTCGCCGGCGTGGTGCGCGCGCTGGCGGAAGCCCGGAAACATCCGGCGCTGCGCTATCTGCCCGGCGTACGCCTCGTCACCACCGACGGCTTCGAGGCGATCGCCTATCCCACCGACCGGGCGGCCTATGGCCGGCTCTGCCGCCTGCTGAGCGAGAACAACGAGCGCATCCCGCGCCAGAAGGGCGAGTGCCGGTTCGGCTTCGAGGCCATCCTCGGCGCCAGCGAAGGCCAGATGCTGATCGCCATGCCGCCGGACGTGCCGACGGCGGATTTCATCCCCAAGCTCGCCGCCCTCGCCGAGGCCGCGCCGGGCCGCGCCTATCTCGCCGGCTGCCACCGCCACCGCGGCGACGAGCCGCGCCGGCTCGGCCTCCTCGCCGAACTGGGCGACCGGCTGGGCGCCCCGATGATCGCCGTCAACGACGTGCTCTATCACGAGCCGGACCGCCAGGCGCTCGCCGACATCCTCACCTGCATCCGCGAGAAATGCACGCTGGCGGAAGCCGGCCACAAGCTCGAGATCAACCGCGAGCGCCATCTCAAGCCGGCCGGCGAGATGGCCCGGCTCTTCGCCGCCTTTCCCGAAGCGCTGGCGCGCACGCTGGACGTCGTCAAGGCGTGCAGCTTCGACCTGAGGGACCTGCGCTACGAATATCCCGACGAACCGATCCCGCCCGGCAAGTCCGCGCAGGGGCATCTCGAGGACCTCGCCTGGGAAGGCGCGCAGCTTCGCTATCCCGGCGGCGTGCCGGAGAAGGTCTCCCGGCTCGTGCGGGCCGAACTCGCCCTGATCGCCAAGCTCGCCTTCGCGCCCTATTTCCTCACCGTGCACGACATCGTCGCCTATGCCCGCAACGACTTGAAGATCCTCTGCCAGGGGCGCGGCTCCGCCGCCAACAGCGCCGTGTGCTACTGCCTGGGCATCACCGAGGTGAACCCGGACGAAACCGATCTCCTGTTCTCGCGCTTCATTTCGGAAAAGCGCGGCGAGCCGCCGGATATCGACGTCGATTTCGAGCATGAACGGCGCGAGGAGGTCATCCAGTATATCTATGCGCGCTATGGCCGGCACCGCGCCGCGATTTGCGCCACCGTGATCCATTACCGCTCGCGCCGGGCCGTCGGCGAGGTCGGCAAGGTGCTGGGCCTGACGCCCGACGTCACCGCCGCCCTGTCGAAGACGGTGTGGGGCATGGGCACCCAGAAATGGACGCATGAGCGCGTCCGCCAGGCCGGGCTCGACCCCGGCAATCCCGTCATTCGGCAGGCGCTCCATTTCACCGCCGAGCTGACCGGCTTCCCCCGCCATCTCTCCCAGCATGTCGGCGGCTTCGTGCTCACCCGCGAGAGACTGAACGACACGGTGCCGGTCTGCAACGCCACGATGGAGGAACGCACCTTCATCGAATGGGACAAGGACGACATCGACACGCTCGGCCTGATGAAGGTCGACGTGCTCGCCTTGGGCATGCTGAGCTGCATCCGGCGCGGGCTCGATCTTCTGAGGCAGCATTACGACCGCAATCTCGGCGCCATCGCCGCCTTGCCGCGCAAGGACAAGCCCACCTATGACATGCTGTGCGAAGCGGATTCCGTCGGCGTGTTCCAGGTCGAGAGCCGGGCTCAGATGTCGATGCTGCCGCGTCTCAGGCCTCAGAAATTCTACGATCTCGTCATCGAGGTGGCGATCGTCAGGCCGGGGCCGATCCAGGGCGACATGGTCCATCCCTATCTGCGCCGGCGGGACGGCATCGAGAAGCCGGAGCTTCCCTTTCCGCGCGGCGGCTCGAAGAACGAGCTGGAGGAGGTTTTGGGAAGAACGCTCGGCGTGCCCCTCTTCCAGGAGCAGGCCATGGAGATCGCCATCCGGGCGGCCGGCTTCACGCCGGACGATGCCGACGGGCTGCGCCGCGCCATGGCGACGTTCCGCCACAACGGCACGATCGGCAAATACAAGGCGATGTTCATCGAGGGCATGGTCGGTCGCGGCTATGAGCGGGCCTTCGCCGAGCGCTGCTTCAGCCAGATCGAGGGCTTCGGCGAATATGGCTTCCCGGAGAGCCATGCGGCGAGCTTCGCCGTGCTGGTCTATGTCTCCGCCTATATCAAATGCCACTATCCCGACGTCTTCTGCGCCGCCATCCTCAACAGCCAGCCCATGGGCTTCTACCAGCCGGCGCAGCTGGTGCGCGATGCGGTGAAGCATGGCGTCGAGGTCAGGGAAGTCGACGTCAATTCCAGCGATTGGGACTGCACGCTCGAACCGGCCTCGCCGGAGAGCCCGCACCGGTTCGCCGTGAGGCTCGGCTTTCGGCTGGTGAAAGGCGTGAAGCAGGCCGATTTCGTCACCATGCTCGGCCGACGCGGCAACGGCTATGGCAGCCTCGAAAGGCTCGCCTCGGCGGGAGGGCTTTCCCATACCGCCCTCGAAAGGCTGGCCGAGGCCGATGCCTTCCGCTCGCTCGGGCTCGACCGGCGCTCGGCGCTGTGGGCGGTGCGCCGCTTCGCCACCATCGGCATCGGCCTGCAGAAGACGGGACGGGACCTCCCGCTCCTCGCGCCGCATCTCGACGACGACCTCTTCCCGGAGCCCGGGATCCGCCTGCCGGCCATGGCCCTGGGCGAGCATGTGCTGGAGGACTATCACGCCACCAGCCTCTCGCTGAAAGCCCATCCCTGCGCTTTCCTGCGGCCGGATCTCGCACGCCGCGGCGCCATCACCAACCGCGAGCATCGCAGCGAGGTGCTGGCGCAGGACAGCAT encodes the following:
- a CDS encoding error-prone DNA polymerase; translation: MSAYAELAVTTNFSFLRGASFPQEMVKQAQVYGLTGIGIADRNSFAGVVRALAEARKHPALRYLPGVRLVTTDGFEAIAYPTDRAAYGRLCRLLSENNERIPRQKGECRFGFEAILGASEGQMLIAMPPDVPTADFIPKLAALAEAAPGRAYLAGCHRHRGDEPRRLGLLAELGDRLGAPMIAVNDVLYHEPDRQALADILTCIREKCTLAEAGHKLEINRERHLKPAGEMARLFAAFPEALARTLDVVKACSFDLRDLRYEYPDEPIPPGKSAQGHLEDLAWEGAQLRYPGGVPEKVSRLVRAELALIAKLAFAPYFLTVHDIVAYARNDLKILCQGRGSAANSAVCYCLGITEVNPDETDLLFSRFISEKRGEPPDIDVDFEHERREEVIQYIYARYGRHRAAICATVIHYRSRRAVGEVGKVLGLTPDVTAALSKTVWGMGTQKWTHERVRQAGLDPGNPVIRQALHFTAELTGFPRHLSQHVGGFVLTRERLNDTVPVCNATMEERTFIEWDKDDIDTLGLMKVDVLALGMLSCIRRGLDLLRQHYDRNLGAIAALPRKDKPTYDMLCEADSVGVFQVESRAQMSMLPRLRPQKFYDLVIEVAIVRPGPIQGDMVHPYLRRRDGIEKPELPFPRGGSKNELEEVLGRTLGVPLFQEQAMEIAIRAAGFTPDDADGLRRAMATFRHNGTIGKYKAMFIEGMVGRGYERAFAERCFSQIEGFGEYGFPESHAASFAVLVYVSAYIKCHYPDVFCAAILNSQPMGFYQPAQLVRDAVKHGVEVREVDVNSSDWDCTLEPASPESPHRFAVRLGFRLVKGVKQADFVTMLGRRGNGYGSLERLASAGGLSHTALERLAEADAFRSLGLDRRSALWAVRRFATIGIGLQKTGRDLPLLAPHLDDDLFPEPGIRLPAMALGEHVLEDYHATSLSLKAHPCAFLRPDLARRGAITNREHRSEVLAQDSIVVVAGLVLTRQRPGTASGVVFMTIEDETDISNIIVWPKVFERYRRIVMTSRLVAIRGRLQRAGIVVHVIAEDLVDLSAEISRLRDRDGPPPAQLELGLFKSRDFH